One window from the genome of bacterium encodes:
- a CDS encoding diphthine--ammonia ligase yields the protein MDAICSLSGGKDSCLALYKAIKEGHKIKCLLNFISRGFKRCCFHGIEAGLMSLQANCLGIPLVQKEVSPDMEEYEREFKSAVSGIKEINAMVFGDIYLNEHKEWVERVCSDLGITPIEPLWNSPPESLIEEFIDLGFKAIVVSCQADKFGKDFIGNKVDRDFLSYLKEKNICPAGENGEFHTLVIDDPIFKRRIEIIESEPVLKEGFWKHWFLDIKKYR from the coding sequence ATGGATGCGATTTGTTCCTTAAGTGGAGGAAAGGATAGCTGTCTGGCACTTTATAAGGCAATAAAAGAAGGTCATAAAATAAAATGCCTCCTTAATTTTATCTCAAGGGGTTTTAAAAGATGTTGTTTTCATGGGATAGAAGCAGGTTTGATGAGCCTTCAGGCAAATTGCTTAGGTATTCCCCTTGTCCAAAAAGAGGTAAGCCCAGATATGGAGGAATATGAGAGGGAGTTTAAATCAGCTGTTTCAGGGATAAAGGAGATAAATGCAATGGTTTTTGGCGACATTTATCTAAATGAACATAAGGAATGGGTTGAGCGGGTCTGTTCTGATTTAGGAATAACACCAATTGAGCCTTTGTGGAATAGCCCTCCCGAAAGCCTGATTGAAGAATTCATTGATTTGGGATTTAAGGCGATTGTGGTAAGCTGTCAGGCAGATAAATTTGGGAAAGATTTTATTGGGAATAAGGTTGACAGGGATTTTTTATCCTATCTTAAAGAAAAGAATATATGCCCAGCTGGGGAGAATGGTGAGTTTCATACCCTTGTCATAGATGACCCAATCTTTAAAAGAAGGATTGAAATAATAGAAAGCGAGCCAGTTCTTAAAGAGGGGTTTTGGAAGCATTGGTTTCTGGATATTAAAAAATATAGATGA